The Pirellulales bacterium sequence CGGATTATCAACTGTCGGTTCACGGCGCAACCTTAGGAAGGGACTCGGGGCTAGGGGCTGGGAACGAAGGAGACGTGGCCGACGCTGCCAGCGTCGGCGATGACTACATCGCTGCGTTTATCTCCGCGGTCTCAGCGCCCTCCGCGTTTCAAACTCCGGGCTCAAGCCTTATCTGAGCGGCTGACCGACAAATCCGGCGGACACTGTTCCGATTCCGCGAACCGGCCACCGTCGCCGCGATGGTCGGCGGCAAAATGGGACGATTCCCCTCTCCCGGCCGAATTTGTTGGACGCTCTAATGGAGTCATCCCGGTACAGTGAGCAGCCATTCATGCAAATCCCTTCCCACACATTTCTCATCACCGGCGGCAGCTCGGGCTTGGGCGCCGCCTGCGCGCGACTCTTGGCGTCGCTGGGTGCGAACGTCGTGATCGCCGATTTGAATGAACCGGCCGGCGAGCGGGTCGCCGGCGAACTCGGCGCGAGTGCCCGGTTCGCGAAGACCGATGTGACGGACGAGGCGCAGGTCAGTGCGGCGATCGAAGTCGCGGTCAGCAGCTTTGGCCGGCTCGACGGCGCGGTGAGCTGCGCCGGCATCCTCGGGGCGGCGCGGATCGTCGGCAAGAGCCGCCCGCACGATTTGCAGCTTTTCTCCCGGATCGTGCAAGTGAATCTGATCGGCACGTTCAACGTGCTCCGGCTGGCGGCGGCCGCGATGGCGGCGAACCCACCCGCGGCCGACGGCGAGCGCGGCATCGTCATCAACACCTCATCGGTCGCGGCCTTCGAAGGACAAATCGGCCAGGCGGCTTACGCGGCAAGCAAGGGAGGCGTCGCCTCGCTCACTCTGCCCGCCGCCCGCGAGCTGGCCCGTTTCGGGATCCGCGTGATGGCGATCGCTCCGGGCATGTTCGACACGGCCATGATGTCCGCCGCCCCCGACGAAGTCCGCAGCTCCCTCATCGACCGAATCCCTTTCCCCTCGCGCCCCGGCCGCCCCGAAGAATTCGCCAG is a genomic window containing:
- a CDS encoding SDR family NAD(P)-dependent oxidoreductase; protein product: MQIPSHTFLITGGSSGLGAACARLLASLGANVVIADLNEPAGERVAGELGASARFAKTDVTDEAQVSAAIEVAVSSFGRLDGAVSCAGILGAARIVGKSRPHDLQLFSRIVQVNLIGTFNVLRLAAAAMAANPPAADGERGIVINTSSVAAFEGQIGQAAYAASKGGVASLTLPAARELARFGIRVMAIAPGMFDTAMMSAAPDEVRSSLIDRIPFPSRPGRPEEFASLVREIIENRFLNGSVIRLDGALRMAAK